A region from the Hylaeus volcanicus isolate JK05 chromosome 6, UHH_iyHylVolc1.0_haploid, whole genome shotgun sequence genome encodes:
- the LOC128877883 gene encoding echinoderm microtubule-associated protein-like 2 isoform X3 has product MHVNGHSAHGARQEMDEMLECETGSLLGRVADLERQSLAQRDEIVCLRATLADALRRIAQLEGREKREDERNERRNERMVSSPLRNGHAPLRSNQNSVPQKDIRLRQTGGSCLRNSSSSGSSQDVRDSLSSPRRPVTYTHSSQLPQRRSVHYQSTGSLHSDSPSSSSVSPVPSPSPRATPLPVARSPTARSNGPPQSSLRRAKRWSSTGDFTHSPQNQGSNSQLVSSRLSASTKSLFNLFKPPAMNNMKHGTRDMQYNEEESTVRMYLRGRPVVLYVPTPLMESYDLHKVSTPPQSKLKLDWVYGYRGRDCRSNLHLLPTGEIVYFVAAVVVLYNMEEHSQRHYLGHTDDIKCIAIHPNKLVVATGQVCGTDRRDAMPHIRIWNSVSLTTLCVIGNGGFDGSICCLSFSKADGGNYLCAIDETSDHNISIWDWQKGERGTKVTETKCSVDTVVCAEWHPLERNQIVSCGKGHVSFWSLDNGGMLYKRMGIFESREKPRYVTCVAFNQNGDVLTGDSNGNIIVWGRGTNTISKLVRNIHEGSIFSICVLKDGFIVTGGGKDGKILYFDESLNLTGAEAQIEDHFGGIRTLAEGRGSQLLIGTTRNCILVGDVGMGFNPAMLGHTEEVWGLAAHPTLPQFATAGHDRLLQMWDSLSHTVVWSKDIGEQAQSIGFSPDGNVMVVGCTSGKWLAIDSETRELYTHHSDGSEPIQVLKFSPDGTLLALGSRDNYIYIYQVNGDATKYSRVGRCMPKRIRRRRGHSSFITHLDWSIDGQYLRSNSGDYELLYWNPGVCRQIPQPSALRDIEWTSHSCIISFETIGIWPEGADGTDVNNCSRSSDSKLLATGDDFGKVKLFSYPACQPKSLCHTYGGHSSHVTNVSFLQDDTRLISTGGSDTSVLQWIVNY; this is encoded by the exons ACGAGATGCTGGAGTGCGAGACCGGATCCCTGTTGGGCCGAGTCGCGGACCTCGAGAGGCAATCCTTGGCGCAGAGAGACGAGATAGTTTGTCTTCGCGCTACTCTCGCGGACGCGCTAAGGCGAATTGCTCAGCTGGAAGGACGCGAGAAGAGGGAAGATGAGAGGAACGAGAGGAGAAACGAGAGAATGGTGTCCTCGCCCTTGAGGAATGGACACGCACCGCTTAGAA GTAATCAAAATTCGGTGCCCCAAAAAGACATACGCTTACGCCAGACCGGTGGCTCCTGTCTGAGGAATTCTTCGTCCTCGGGATCTTCTCAGGATGTCAGGGACTCGTTGTCCAGTCCACGAAGACCAGTCACTTATACGCACTCGTCGCAGCTTCCTCAAAG aagGTCGGTTCATTACCAATCAACTGGCTCGTTACACTCGGACAGTCCCAGTAGTAGTAGTGTTTCCCCGGTGCCATCACCAAGTCCTAGAGCTACACCACTGCCGGTGGCCag ATCACCGACAGCAAGATCAAACGGGCCACCTCAAAGCAGCTTAAGAAGGGCGAAACGGTGGTCGTCGACGGGGGACTTTACGCATTCGCCGCAAAATCAGGGAAGCAATTCGCAGCTTGTCAGTAGCAG ATTGTCAGCATCCACCAAGTCTCTCTTCAACCTCTTCAAGCCGCCAGCGATGAACAACATGAAACACGG CACCAGAGACATGCAGTACAACGAAGAGGAAAGTACCGTCCGCATGTACCTGCGAGGGCGACCAGTCGTCCTCTACGTTCCAACGCCGCTGATGGAGTCCTACGATCTTCACAAAGTGAGCACACCACCCCAGAGCAAACTGAAACTCGACTGGGTGTACGGTTACCGAGGCAGGGATTGTCGAAGCAATCTGCATCTGCTGCCGACCGGGGAAATTGTTTACTTCGTCGCCGCCGTGGTGGTCTTGTACAATATGGAGGAACACAGCCAGAGGCATTACTTGGGACACACGGATGACATCAAATG CATAGCGATTCATCCAAACAAATTGGTGGTCGCCACTGGCCAAGTGTGTGGAACCGACAGACGGGACGCCATG CCACACATAAGAATATGGAATTCCGTGAGCTTGACGACCCTCTGCGTGATTGGCAATGGAGGATTCGATGGATCGATCTGTTGTCTTTCGTTCTCGAAGGCAGACGGTGGAAATTATTTGTGCGCGATCGACGAAACGTCCGATCACAATATATCGATCTGGGATTGGCAGAAGGGAGAACGGGGTACCAAAGTAACCGAGACCAAG TGCTCCGTCGACACGGTGGTCTGCGCCGAGTGGCATCCGCTGGAACGGAATCAAATCGTGTCCTGTGGAAAGGGACACGTGTCCTTTTGGTCCCTCGACAACGGAGGGATGCTTTACAAGCGAATGGGAATTTTCGAAAGCAGGGAAAAACCGAGATACGTCACCTGCGTTGCTTTCAATCAAAACGGCGATGTTCTCACTGGCGACAGCAACGGTAACATCATCGTTTGGGGCAGAG GCACAAACACGATCTCTAAGCTAGTGAGGAATATTCACGAGGGATCTATATTCTCGATCTGCGTTTTGAAGGATGGTTTTATCGTCACCGGTGGTGGCAAAGATGGCAAAATATTGTACTTCGACGAATCGTTAAATTTGACAGGAGCGGAAGCACAA ATTGAGGACCACTTCGGAGGTATTCGAACGCTCGCAGAAGGAAGAGGTTCGCAGTTACTGATTGGGACGACGAGAAACTGCATTTTGGTCGGGGATGTTGGAATGGGATTCAATCCAGCCATGTTGGGTCACACGGAAGAAGTTTGGGGCCTCGCTGCGCACCCGACTTTGCCGCAATTTGCGACAGCTGGCCACGACAGGTTGTTGCAAATGTGGGACAGTCTCAGTCACACTGTTGTTTGGAGCAAAGACATTGGG GAACAAGCACAAAGTATTGGATTCTCGCCAGATGGCAACGTGATGGTAGTCGGATGCACCTCTGGAAAATGGTTAGCAATCGACAGTGAAACGAGAGAATTGTACACCCACCATAGCGATGGATCGGAACCCATTCAG GTCTTGAAATTTTCACCGGATGGCACGCTTCTAGCACTTGGGTCCAGagacaattatatttatatttatcaagtAAACGGAGATGCAACCAAGTATAGCCGAGTTGGACGATGTATG CCGAAGCGGATACGAAGACGTAGA GGTCACTCGAGTTTCATAACTCACTTGGACTGGTCAATAGACGGGCAGTATTTGCGAAGTAACAGCGGCGACTACGAACTACTGTATT GGAATCCTGGAGTTTGCCGTCAAATTCCACAACCCTCCGCGTTAAGAGACATAGAGTGGACGAGTCATTCCTGTATCATATCCTTTGAAACAATTGGAATATGGCCCGAAGGTGCAGACGGCACAGACGTGAACAATTGTTCCCGTAGCAGCGACTCGAAGCTTCTGGCGACTGGCGATGATTTTGGAAAGGTCAAATTGTTCTCCTACCCAGCTTGCCAACCTAAG TCCCTGTGTCACACGTACGGCGGTCACTCGAGTCACGTTACGAACGTGTCGTTCCTCCAGGACGACACACGATTAATTTCCACTGGCGGAAGTGACACGAGCGTTCTCCAGTGGATTGTAAATTACTAA
- the LOC128877883 gene encoding echinoderm microtubule-associated protein-like 2 isoform X1 codes for MSTPDTMDTIDEAEQAWHEMLECETGSLLGRVADLERQSLAQRDEIVCLRATLADALRRIAQLEGREKREDERNERRNERMVSSPLRNGHAPLRSNQNSVPQKDIRLRQTGGSCLRNSSSSGSSQDVRDSLSSPRRPVTYTHSSQLPQRRSVHYQSTGSLHSDSPSSSSVSPVPSPSPRATPLPVARSPTARSNGPPQSSLRRAKRWSSTGDFTHSPQNQGSNSQLVSSRLSASTKSLFNLFKPPAMNNMKHGTRDMQYNEEESTVRMYLRGRPVVLYVPTPLMESYDLHKVSTPPQSKLKLDWVYGYRGRDCRSNLHLLPTGEIVYFVAAVVVLYNMEEHSQRHYLGHTDDIKCIAIHPNKLVVATGQVCGTDRRDAMPHIRIWNSVSLTTLCVIGNGGFDGSICCLSFSKADGGNYLCAIDETSDHNISIWDWQKGERGTKVTETKCSVDTVVCAEWHPLERNQIVSCGKGHVSFWSLDNGGMLYKRMGIFESREKPRYVTCVAFNQNGDVLTGDSNGNIIVWGRGTNTISKLVRNIHEGSIFSICVLKDGFIVTGGGKDGKILYFDESLNLTGAEAQIEDHFGGIRTLAEGRGSQLLIGTTRNCILVGDVGMGFNPAMLGHTEEVWGLAAHPTLPQFATAGHDRLLQMWDSLSHTVVWSKDIGEQAQSIGFSPDGNVMVVGCTSGKWLAIDSETRELYTHHSDGSEPIQVLKFSPDGTLLALGSRDNYIYIYQVNGDATKYSRVGRCMPKRIRRRRGHSSFITHLDWSIDGQYLRSNSGDYELLYWNPGVCRQIPQPSALRDIEWTSHSCIISFETIGIWPEGADGTDVNNCSRSSDSKLLATGDDFGKVKLFSYPACQPKSLCHTYGGHSSHVTNVSFLQDDTRLISTGGSDTSVLQWIVNY; via the exons ACGAGATGCTGGAGTGCGAGACCGGATCCCTGTTGGGCCGAGTCGCGGACCTCGAGAGGCAATCCTTGGCGCAGAGAGACGAGATAGTTTGTCTTCGCGCTACTCTCGCGGACGCGCTAAGGCGAATTGCTCAGCTGGAAGGACGCGAGAAGAGGGAAGATGAGAGGAACGAGAGGAGAAACGAGAGAATGGTGTCCTCGCCCTTGAGGAATGGACACGCACCGCTTAGAA GTAATCAAAATTCGGTGCCCCAAAAAGACATACGCTTACGCCAGACCGGTGGCTCCTGTCTGAGGAATTCTTCGTCCTCGGGATCTTCTCAGGATGTCAGGGACTCGTTGTCCAGTCCACGAAGACCAGTCACTTATACGCACTCGTCGCAGCTTCCTCAAAG aagGTCGGTTCATTACCAATCAACTGGCTCGTTACACTCGGACAGTCCCAGTAGTAGTAGTGTTTCCCCGGTGCCATCACCAAGTCCTAGAGCTACACCACTGCCGGTGGCCag ATCACCGACAGCAAGATCAAACGGGCCACCTCAAAGCAGCTTAAGAAGGGCGAAACGGTGGTCGTCGACGGGGGACTTTACGCATTCGCCGCAAAATCAGGGAAGCAATTCGCAGCTTGTCAGTAGCAG ATTGTCAGCATCCACCAAGTCTCTCTTCAACCTCTTCAAGCCGCCAGCGATGAACAACATGAAACACGG CACCAGAGACATGCAGTACAACGAAGAGGAAAGTACCGTCCGCATGTACCTGCGAGGGCGACCAGTCGTCCTCTACGTTCCAACGCCGCTGATGGAGTCCTACGATCTTCACAAAGTGAGCACACCACCCCAGAGCAAACTGAAACTCGACTGGGTGTACGGTTACCGAGGCAGGGATTGTCGAAGCAATCTGCATCTGCTGCCGACCGGGGAAATTGTTTACTTCGTCGCCGCCGTGGTGGTCTTGTACAATATGGAGGAACACAGCCAGAGGCATTACTTGGGACACACGGATGACATCAAATG CATAGCGATTCATCCAAACAAATTGGTGGTCGCCACTGGCCAAGTGTGTGGAACCGACAGACGGGACGCCATG CCACACATAAGAATATGGAATTCCGTGAGCTTGACGACCCTCTGCGTGATTGGCAATGGAGGATTCGATGGATCGATCTGTTGTCTTTCGTTCTCGAAGGCAGACGGTGGAAATTATTTGTGCGCGATCGACGAAACGTCCGATCACAATATATCGATCTGGGATTGGCAGAAGGGAGAACGGGGTACCAAAGTAACCGAGACCAAG TGCTCCGTCGACACGGTGGTCTGCGCCGAGTGGCATCCGCTGGAACGGAATCAAATCGTGTCCTGTGGAAAGGGACACGTGTCCTTTTGGTCCCTCGACAACGGAGGGATGCTTTACAAGCGAATGGGAATTTTCGAAAGCAGGGAAAAACCGAGATACGTCACCTGCGTTGCTTTCAATCAAAACGGCGATGTTCTCACTGGCGACAGCAACGGTAACATCATCGTTTGGGGCAGAG GCACAAACACGATCTCTAAGCTAGTGAGGAATATTCACGAGGGATCTATATTCTCGATCTGCGTTTTGAAGGATGGTTTTATCGTCACCGGTGGTGGCAAAGATGGCAAAATATTGTACTTCGACGAATCGTTAAATTTGACAGGAGCGGAAGCACAA ATTGAGGACCACTTCGGAGGTATTCGAACGCTCGCAGAAGGAAGAGGTTCGCAGTTACTGATTGGGACGACGAGAAACTGCATTTTGGTCGGGGATGTTGGAATGGGATTCAATCCAGCCATGTTGGGTCACACGGAAGAAGTTTGGGGCCTCGCTGCGCACCCGACTTTGCCGCAATTTGCGACAGCTGGCCACGACAGGTTGTTGCAAATGTGGGACAGTCTCAGTCACACTGTTGTTTGGAGCAAAGACATTGGG GAACAAGCACAAAGTATTGGATTCTCGCCAGATGGCAACGTGATGGTAGTCGGATGCACCTCTGGAAAATGGTTAGCAATCGACAGTGAAACGAGAGAATTGTACACCCACCATAGCGATGGATCGGAACCCATTCAG GTCTTGAAATTTTCACCGGATGGCACGCTTCTAGCACTTGGGTCCAGagacaattatatttatatttatcaagtAAACGGAGATGCAACCAAGTATAGCCGAGTTGGACGATGTATG CCGAAGCGGATACGAAGACGTAGA GGTCACTCGAGTTTCATAACTCACTTGGACTGGTCAATAGACGGGCAGTATTTGCGAAGTAACAGCGGCGACTACGAACTACTGTATT GGAATCCTGGAGTTTGCCGTCAAATTCCACAACCCTCCGCGTTAAGAGACATAGAGTGGACGAGTCATTCCTGTATCATATCCTTTGAAACAATTGGAATATGGCCCGAAGGTGCAGACGGCACAGACGTGAACAATTGTTCCCGTAGCAGCGACTCGAAGCTTCTGGCGACTGGCGATGATTTTGGAAAGGTCAAATTGTTCTCCTACCCAGCTTGCCAACCTAAG TCCCTGTGTCACACGTACGGCGGTCACTCGAGTCACGTTACGAACGTGTCGTTCCTCCAGGACGACACACGATTAATTTCCACTGGCGGAAGTGACACGAGCGTTCTCCAGTGGATTGTAAATTACTAA
- the LOC128877883 gene encoding echinoderm microtubule-associated protein-like 2 isoform X4 translates to MSTPDTMDTIDEAEQAWHEMLECETGSLLGRVADLERQSLAQRDEIVCLRATLADALRRIAQLEGREKREDERNERRNERMVSSPLRNGHAPLRSNQNSVPQKDIRLRQTGGSCLRNSSSSGSSQDVRDSLSSPRRPVTYTHSSQLPQRRSVHYQSTGSLHSDSPSSSSVSPVPSPSPRATPLPVARSPTARSNGPPQSSLRRAKRWSSTGDFTHSPQNQGSNSQLVSSRLSASTKSLFNLFKPPAMNNMKHGTRDMQYNEEESTVRMYLRGRPVVLYVPTPLMESYDLHKVSTPPQSKLKLDWVYGYRGRDCRSNLHLLPTGEIVYFVAAVVVLYNMEEHSQRHYLGHTDDIKCIAIHPNKLVVATGQVCGTDRRDAMPHIRIWNSVSLTTLCVIGNGGFDGSICCLSFSKADGGNYLCAIDETSDHNISIWDWQKGERGTKVTETKCSVDTVVCAEWHPLERNQIVSCGKGHVSFWSLDNGGMLYKRMGIFESREKPRYVTCVAFNQNGDVLTGDSNGNIIVWGRGTNTISKLVRNIHEGSIFSICVLKDGFIVTGGGKDGKILYFDESLNLTGAEAQIEDHFGGIRTLAEGRGSQLLIGTTRNCILVGDVGMGFNPAMLGHTEEVWGLAAHPTLPQFATAGHDRLLQMWDSLSHTVVWSKDIGEQAQSIGFSPDGNVMVVGCTSGKWLAIDSETRELYTHHSDGSEPIQVLKFSPDGTLLALGSRDNYIYIYQVNGDATKYSRVGRCMGHSSFITHLDWSIDGQYLRSNSGDYELLYWNPGVCRQIPQPSALRDIEWTSHSCIISFETIGIWPEGADGTDVNNCSRSSDSKLLATGDDFGKVKLFSYPACQPKSLCHTYGGHSSHVTNVSFLQDDTRLISTGGSDTSVLQWIVNY, encoded by the exons ACGAGATGCTGGAGTGCGAGACCGGATCCCTGTTGGGCCGAGTCGCGGACCTCGAGAGGCAATCCTTGGCGCAGAGAGACGAGATAGTTTGTCTTCGCGCTACTCTCGCGGACGCGCTAAGGCGAATTGCTCAGCTGGAAGGACGCGAGAAGAGGGAAGATGAGAGGAACGAGAGGAGAAACGAGAGAATGGTGTCCTCGCCCTTGAGGAATGGACACGCACCGCTTAGAA GTAATCAAAATTCGGTGCCCCAAAAAGACATACGCTTACGCCAGACCGGTGGCTCCTGTCTGAGGAATTCTTCGTCCTCGGGATCTTCTCAGGATGTCAGGGACTCGTTGTCCAGTCCACGAAGACCAGTCACTTATACGCACTCGTCGCAGCTTCCTCAAAG aagGTCGGTTCATTACCAATCAACTGGCTCGTTACACTCGGACAGTCCCAGTAGTAGTAGTGTTTCCCCGGTGCCATCACCAAGTCCTAGAGCTACACCACTGCCGGTGGCCag ATCACCGACAGCAAGATCAAACGGGCCACCTCAAAGCAGCTTAAGAAGGGCGAAACGGTGGTCGTCGACGGGGGACTTTACGCATTCGCCGCAAAATCAGGGAAGCAATTCGCAGCTTGTCAGTAGCAG ATTGTCAGCATCCACCAAGTCTCTCTTCAACCTCTTCAAGCCGCCAGCGATGAACAACATGAAACACGG CACCAGAGACATGCAGTACAACGAAGAGGAAAGTACCGTCCGCATGTACCTGCGAGGGCGACCAGTCGTCCTCTACGTTCCAACGCCGCTGATGGAGTCCTACGATCTTCACAAAGTGAGCACACCACCCCAGAGCAAACTGAAACTCGACTGGGTGTACGGTTACCGAGGCAGGGATTGTCGAAGCAATCTGCATCTGCTGCCGACCGGGGAAATTGTTTACTTCGTCGCCGCCGTGGTGGTCTTGTACAATATGGAGGAACACAGCCAGAGGCATTACTTGGGACACACGGATGACATCAAATG CATAGCGATTCATCCAAACAAATTGGTGGTCGCCACTGGCCAAGTGTGTGGAACCGACAGACGGGACGCCATG CCACACATAAGAATATGGAATTCCGTGAGCTTGACGACCCTCTGCGTGATTGGCAATGGAGGATTCGATGGATCGATCTGTTGTCTTTCGTTCTCGAAGGCAGACGGTGGAAATTATTTGTGCGCGATCGACGAAACGTCCGATCACAATATATCGATCTGGGATTGGCAGAAGGGAGAACGGGGTACCAAAGTAACCGAGACCAAG TGCTCCGTCGACACGGTGGTCTGCGCCGAGTGGCATCCGCTGGAACGGAATCAAATCGTGTCCTGTGGAAAGGGACACGTGTCCTTTTGGTCCCTCGACAACGGAGGGATGCTTTACAAGCGAATGGGAATTTTCGAAAGCAGGGAAAAACCGAGATACGTCACCTGCGTTGCTTTCAATCAAAACGGCGATGTTCTCACTGGCGACAGCAACGGTAACATCATCGTTTGGGGCAGAG GCACAAACACGATCTCTAAGCTAGTGAGGAATATTCACGAGGGATCTATATTCTCGATCTGCGTTTTGAAGGATGGTTTTATCGTCACCGGTGGTGGCAAAGATGGCAAAATATTGTACTTCGACGAATCGTTAAATTTGACAGGAGCGGAAGCACAA ATTGAGGACCACTTCGGAGGTATTCGAACGCTCGCAGAAGGAAGAGGTTCGCAGTTACTGATTGGGACGACGAGAAACTGCATTTTGGTCGGGGATGTTGGAATGGGATTCAATCCAGCCATGTTGGGTCACACGGAAGAAGTTTGGGGCCTCGCTGCGCACCCGACTTTGCCGCAATTTGCGACAGCTGGCCACGACAGGTTGTTGCAAATGTGGGACAGTCTCAGTCACACTGTTGTTTGGAGCAAAGACATTGGG GAACAAGCACAAAGTATTGGATTCTCGCCAGATGGCAACGTGATGGTAGTCGGATGCACCTCTGGAAAATGGTTAGCAATCGACAGTGAAACGAGAGAATTGTACACCCACCATAGCGATGGATCGGAACCCATTCAG GTCTTGAAATTTTCACCGGATGGCACGCTTCTAGCACTTGGGTCCAGagacaattatatttatatttatcaagtAAACGGAGATGCAACCAAGTATAGCCGAGTTGGACGATGTATG GGTCACTCGAGTTTCATAACTCACTTGGACTGGTCAATAGACGGGCAGTATTTGCGAAGTAACAGCGGCGACTACGAACTACTGTATT GGAATCCTGGAGTTTGCCGTCAAATTCCACAACCCTCCGCGTTAAGAGACATAGAGTGGACGAGTCATTCCTGTATCATATCCTTTGAAACAATTGGAATATGGCCCGAAGGTGCAGACGGCACAGACGTGAACAATTGTTCCCGTAGCAGCGACTCGAAGCTTCTGGCGACTGGCGATGATTTTGGAAAGGTCAAATTGTTCTCCTACCCAGCTTGCCAACCTAAG TCCCTGTGTCACACGTACGGCGGTCACTCGAGTCACGTTACGAACGTGTCGTTCCTCCAGGACGACACACGATTAATTTCCACTGGCGGAAGTGACACGAGCGTTCTCCAGTGGATTGTAAATTACTAA